The Prinia subflava isolate CZ2003 ecotype Zambia chromosome 15, Cam_Psub_1.2, whole genome shotgun sequence genome contains a region encoding:
- the WDR76 gene encoding WD repeat-containing protein 76 translates to MALSQPGPREPEQPSPHTRQPPQDSLPADPAEPRSPPQESPSSGPAEPHSPPQEPLPADPAEPRSPPQGSPLDPAEPRSPPQGSPLDPAEPRSPLQEPLPAGPAESHSPPQGSPLAGPAEPRSPPQESPSSGPAERGPSAAPGPCRRQLRVLLTPLPAGAWPRPQKRLRSPGRTRAPAGKRPCPEPESGPGDPPGSPPGPSAAARGQDGLWDAESDGSDGSDGGDAALDGYSHLSAYERKRLKNITASAKFFAALKLHKSAARLKQLTTKRQSHVTKRAKPKKVEDEPAQRRRSMRLLRVEPLDIPLVETLAPAAAEEYPQVPAGPLPMVPEDQAENSKWTEALLSTWMRISELKAEDAEKDTPDIKRYQESLSSMVLSEENIRKVVKARVCSMAIHPSESTILVAAGDKWGHVGLWNVSCGTEDGAHLFIPHSFQVNCMHFSPCNPAHLLSLSNDTLRCGDVTRAVFDEICRTEAEFSCFDFLEENACTAIVSHWRGDVAVVDRRTPGQSWELSADIGFTRTRTVHVHPLNRQYFLAAGSVDVRVFDVRYLKAKGNKALSSLTGHTKSVASAYFSPLTGSRVVTVCADDRLRVYDTTSLSPTVTLLSSVRHNNNTGRWLTRFRAVWDPKQEHCFLVGSMAQPRQIQVFQDTGNLLHSFCNVDCLSSVCSINVVHPSQNILVGGNSSGRLHVFK, encoded by the exons ATGGCGCTGTCCCAGCCCGGGCCGCGGGAGCCCGAGCAGCCGTCACCGCACACCCGGCAGCCGCCGCAG GACTCCCTTCCGGCCGACCCCGCCGAGCCGCGATCGCCTCCGCAGGAGTCCCCCTCGTCGGGCCCCGCCGAGCCCCATTCGCCCCCCCAGGAGCCGCTCCCGGCGGACCCCGCCGAGCCCCGTTCGCCCCCGCAGGGATCTCCCTTGGACCCCGCCGAGCCCCGTTCGCCCCCGCAGGGATCTCCCTTGGACCCCGCCGAGCCCCGTTCGCCCCTTCAGGAGCCGCTCCCGGCGGGCCCCGCCGAGTCCCATTCGCCCCCGCAGGGCTCTCCCTTGGCGGGTCCCGCCGAGCCCCGTTCGCCCCCGCAGGAGTCCCCCTCGTCGGGCCCCGCGGAGCGCGGGCCGagcgcggccccggggccgtgccggcGGCAGCTGCGGGTGCTGCTGACGCCGCTGCCCGCGGGGGCCTGGCCGCGGCCGCAGAAGCGGCTGCGGAGCCCCGGCAGGACCCGCGCCCCGGCCGGCAAGAGGCCGTGCCCAGAGCCCGAGAGCGGCCCCGGAGacccccccggctccccgcccggccccaGCGCGGCTGCCCGCGGCCAGGACGGGCTGTGGGATGCGGAGAGCGACGGCAGCGACGGCAGCGACGGGGGAGACGCGGCTCTG gATGGATATTCCCACCTATCAGCCTACGAAAGGAAAAGACTAAAGAACATTACAGCAAGTGCAAAATTCTTTGCTGCTCTAAAGCTGCATAAG tCAGCTGCAAGACTTAAACAACTTACAACTAAAAGGCAGTCTCATGTCACCAAAAG AGCCAAGCCTAAGAAGGTGGAGGATGAGCCAGCCCAGCGACGGCGATCCATGCGCCTGCTCAGGGTGGAGCCGCTGGACATTCCCTTGGTGGAGACGCTTGCCCCGGCAGCGGCAGAGGAATAC CCTCAGGTTCCAGCTGGACCTTTGCCCATGGTTCCCGAGGATCAGGCAGAGAACAGTAAATGGACAGAGGCCTTACTGAGCACATGGATGAGGATAAGTGAG CTGAAAGCGGAAGATGCCGAGAAGGACACACCTGACATAAAGAG GTACCAGGAGAGCCTGAGCAGCATGGTGCTGAGCGAGGAGAACATCAGGAAGGTCGTGAAAGCCCGGGTGTGTTCCATGGCCATCCACCCTTCCGAGAGCACCATCCTCGTGGCAGCTGGAGACAAGTGGGGCCACGTTGGCCTCTGGAATGTG agctgcGGCACTGAGGACGGAGCCCACCTCTTCATCCCCCACAGCTTCCAGGTCAACTGCATGCACTTCTCTCCCTGCAACCCTGCTCACTTGCTGTCCCTCAGCAATGACACTCTGCGCTGCGGCGATGTCACCAGGGCTGTCTTTGATGAG ATCTGCAGGACTGAGGCAGAGTTCTCCTGCTTTGACTTCCTGGAAGAGAATGCCTGCACTGCCATAGTGAGCCACTGGCGTGGGGACGTGGCTGTCGTGGACAGACGGACCCCGGGGCAGTCCTGGGAGCTCTCTGCGGACATTGGCTTCACGAGGACACGGACAGTGCACGTGCACCCCCTGAACAGGCAGTatttcctggctgctggctcAGT GGACGTTCGTGTCTTCGATGTTCGGTACCTGAAGGCCAAGGGCAACAAGGCCCTGAGCTCTCTCACAGGACACACCAAGAGCGTGGCCTCGGCCTATTTCTCACCTCTCACTGGGAGCAGGGTGGTGACAGTGTGTGCTGATGACAGGCTGAG GGTCTACGACACGACGTCCTTGTCACCCACTGTCACTCTGCTCAGCTCCGTCAG ACACAACAACAACACGGGCCGCTGGCTGACACGCTTCAGGGCCGTCTGGGACCCCAAGCAGGAGCACTGCTTCCTGGTGGGCAGcatggcacagcccaggcagatCCAGGTCTTCCAGGACACCGGGAATTTGCTGCACTCCTTCTGCAACGTGGACTGCCTCAGCTCCGTGTGCTCCATCAACGTGGTCCACCCCAGCCAGAACATCCTGGTGGGAGGCAACTCCAGTGGCCGCCTCCACGTGTTCAAATAG